In the genome of Cryptomeria japonica chromosome 8, Sugi_1.0, whole genome shotgun sequence, one region contains:
- the LOC131031284 gene encoding uncharacterized protein LOC131031284, which yields MEAVGRIHLNSNRHILFFRPWSQSFRIPNASFFSFALKETSEEEKPKSKKSKQSFTDRISAVIDKLHDRKLPPEIRGRPNVIKSETDLINIVERRIWRSMEEGQFENLPGKGKPLNPNSNPHADPAEDTLYRVLSKNGFAPEWVELNKEIRLQIAEWRKALRKLRTSRLTNGDMNWEENSARLQELLHDINNKVFRYNLIAPFGRQMFGFKWEKELQQIELPDS from the exons ATGGAGGCGGTGGGTCGAATCCACTTGAATTCAAACAGACACATACTGTTCTTCAGGCCATGGTCTCAGAGTTTCAGAATTCCAAACGCATCATTTTTTTCTTTCGCTTTAAAAGAAACATCCGAAGAAGAAAAGCCCAAAAGCAAGAAAAGTAAACAAAGCTTTACTGATCGGATATCCGCAGTTATTGACAAGCTTCATGACAGAAAACTCCCTCCAGAGATTCGAGGAAGGCCTAATGTAATCAA atctgaaactgatttgattaatattGTAGAACGGCGTATATGGCGCTCCATGGAGGAGGGCCAGTTTGAGAACTTGCCTGGCAAAGGCAAACCTCTGAATCCGAATTCAAATCCACATGCGGATCCTGCTGAGGACACTTTGTACAGAGTACTTTCAAAAAATGGATTTGCTCCAGAATGGGTTGAGCTCAACAAAGAGATTCGCCTTCAAATTGCAGAGTGGCGTAAAGCCCTTAGAAAATTACGGACAAGCAGATTGACCAATGGTGACATGAACTGGGAAGAGAATTCAGCAAGATTGCAAGAACTTCTTCATGACATTAATAATAAG GTCTTTCGTTACAACCTTATAGCTCCATTTGGGCGCCAAATGTTTGGTTTCAAATGGGAGAAGGAGCTCCAACAGATTGAGCTCCCAGATTCATAA